The Methanothrix sp. genome has a segment encoding these proteins:
- a CDS encoding ABC transporter permease produces MNLNRINLNNLRVGAEGAYAILWSDMVALRRCLLNYLIATVVAPLLYIAAFVFGLGRDIQMDGQSYLQFVIPGIIAMTAMNSSFNGAGTRLVIDQIHWRSFDEVLMAPIGQVWLLLGKALIGVLRGMVSSVAFLVMAAIMSPGFHIEPLFFISLLLCCLIFSFLGVLSALLARTYDDMIVFSTIFIMPMAFLGGTFFSLTYLPPYLKYVIYLLPLTHASICLRSSLLGQTVPDASLFALVAFLTLFSGASLLVLRRKDA; encoded by the coding sequence ATGAATCTGAATAGAATTAATCTGAATAATTTGCGGGTTGGAGCAGAGGGGGCTTATGCCATCCTCTGGTCCGACATGGTGGCATTGCGGCGCTGCCTCCTCAACTACCTGATAGCGACAGTGGTTGCCCCCCTGCTTTACATCGCTGCCTTTGTCTTCGGTTTGGGCAGGGATATCCAGATGGACGGCCAAAGCTACCTGCAGTTCGTGATACCGGGAATTATCGCTATGACAGCCATGAACAGCAGCTTCAACGGGGCTGGAACCAGGCTGGTCATAGATCAGATCCACTGGAGGAGCTTCGATGAGGTTCTCATGGCTCCCATCGGCCAGGTCTGGCTGCTCCTCGGCAAGGCATTGATCGGTGTTCTGAGGGGAATGGTGAGCTCAGTGGCATTTCTCGTCATGGCCGCGATCATGAGTCCCGGCTTTCATATCGAACCCCTCTTCTTCATCAGCCTTCTGCTCTGCTGTCTGATCTTCTCCTTCCTGGGAGTGCTCTCAGCCCTTTTGGCCCGCACCTATGATGATATGATAGTATTCAGCACCATCTTCATCATGCCCATGGCCTTTCTTGGCGGAACCTTCTTCTCCCTGACCTACCTTCCCCCATACTTGAAGTACGTCATCTACCTGCTGCCTCTAACACATGCAAGCATTTGCCTGCGATCCTCGCTCCTGGGGCAGACAGTTCCTGATGCCTCTCTTTTTGCCCTGGTAGCCTTCTTGACCCTCTTTTCTGGAGCATCTCTTCTGGTCTTGAGAAGGAAGGACGCCTGA
- a CDS encoding cation diffusion facilitator family transporter, which translates to MKNHEIKTVERRFLFAILLTLVILIVELVGSWWTDSLALLSDAAHVFLDIFAIGLSWLAIRLSTMPANERYSYGFHRFEVIASLANGLTLGFVSLGILVEAYHRLSEPAAVKGLDLLLLAIFGLAVNLIVAYILGGGHLHRHDHQSHSEDLNIRSARLHVLGDAAASLGVIVAGIVIWQTGWTQADPIASIIISLIIFISSYRLIRDSLRIMMEGVPAYINLEDVSRAIGSVPGVLQVHDLHVWGVCSAHTILSAHVVIKDQMLSSGERILEGIRENLHELFGIEHTTIQLECESCGQGSVSRASLAEGER; encoded by the coding sequence ATGAAGAACCACGAGATCAAGACAGTCGAGCGGCGGTTTCTCTTCGCCATCCTCCTCACCCTTGTCATCCTCATAGTGGAGCTTGTAGGCAGTTGGTGGACAGACAGCCTGGCCCTGCTCTCCGATGCCGCTCATGTCTTCCTGGACATATTCGCCATCGGCCTCAGCTGGCTGGCCATCCGCCTCTCGACCATGCCGGCGAACGAGCGCTATAGCTATGGTTTTCACCGTTTTGAGGTGATAGCCTCTCTGGCCAACGGACTGACCCTGGGATTCGTCTCCCTGGGGATACTGGTGGAGGCCTACCACAGGCTCTCAGAGCCAGCAGCAGTCAAAGGGCTGGACCTTCTCCTCCTGGCCATCTTCGGCCTGGCAGTCAACCTGATTGTGGCCTATATCCTGGGAGGCGGCCACCTCCACCGCCATGATCACCAATCCCATTCTGAGGACCTGAATATCAGGTCAGCGAGGCTCCATGTGCTGGGAGATGCTGCCGCCTCCCTGGGAGTGATCGTCGCTGGAATTGTCATCTGGCAGACAGGCTGGACCCAGGCCGACCCCATAGCCAGCATAATCATCAGCCTGATAATATTCATCAGCTCCTACCGGCTGATCAGAGACTCGCTCCGCATCATGATGGAAGGTGTTCCGGCATATATCAACCTGGAGGATGTATCCCGGGCCATCGGCAGTGTTCCCGGTGTGCTCCAGGTCCATGACCTGCATGTCTGGGGGGTATGCTCTGCTCACACCATCCTCAGCGCCCACGTAGTGATCAAGGACCAGATGCTCTCTTCGGGGGAGAGGATATTGGAGGGGATCAGAGAAAATCTCCATGAGCTCTTCGGAATTGAGCATACCACCATCCAGCTTGAGTGTGAGAGCTGCGGGCAGGGGAGCGTATCCAGGGCTTCTCTCGCCGAAGGTGAAAGATGA
- the gatC gene encoding Asp-tRNA(Asn)/Glu-tRNA(Gln) amidotransferase subunit GatC has product MITREDVEHIGWLASIKIEEEEKDELVEQFNTILDFFHQLDMVDTEGVEPTYRAVDLVNIFREDVVRASLTQEEALANAPRRENGYFKSPRIV; this is encoded by the coding sequence ATGATCACCAGGGAAGATGTGGAACACATAGGCTGGCTTGCCAGCATCAAGATCGAAGAGGAGGAGAAGGATGAGTTGGTGGAACAGTTCAATACCATTCTGGATTTCTTCCATCAACTGGATATGGTGGACACAGAGGGAGTGGAGCCCACTTACCGGGCGGTTGACCTTGTCAACATCTTCAGAGAGGATGTGGTAAGAGCCTCTCTCACCCAGGAAGAAGCACTTGCCAATGCGCCGCGACGGGAGAATGGCTACTTCAAGAGCCCGAGGATAGTGTGA
- the gatA gene encoding Asp-tRNA(Asn)/Glu-tRNA(Gln) amidotransferase subunit GatA: protein MLSDLKESLLAGSAEEYLARLYERIEKSKLNAFTTLAKERALQEARSFDKEPGNGLLAGVPIAIKDCISTKGIETNCSSRILQGYIPPFDAHVIERLKAEGAIIMGKTNMDEFAMGTSTESSAFGPTRNPWDIDCVPGGSSGGSAACVAGGEAPCSLGSDTGGSVRGPASFCGIVGLKPTYGLVSRYGLVAYANSLEQIGPLTHTVSDTALLLEIIAGYDWRDSTSAEKGSLLPDRDREVSGLRIGIPKEYFGEGVDPDVERAVWDAVSVLESLGASWQELSLPHTQYALAAFYIIAMCEASSNLARFDGLRYGLRLAGEDSDWHTTSSEIRSKGFGPEVKRRIILGTYALSAGYYGRHYLKALKVRTLIKEDFLQAFKQVDLLVSPTMPTPAFRIGERINDPLSLYKADMFTVPINLAGLPAISLPCGFAGRLPIGLQLIGPHFGERAILQAAQAYEEATPFHQRKPEEVV, encoded by the coding sequence ATGCTCTCCGATCTGAAGGAAAGCCTGCTGGCCGGTTCGGCGGAGGAGTATCTCGCCCGGCTTTATGAGAGGATAGAGAAAAGTAAGCTCAATGCCTTCACCACTCTGGCCAAAGAGAGGGCTTTGCAGGAGGCAAGAAGCTTTGATAAAGAGCCGGGCAACGGTCTCCTGGCTGGAGTTCCCATCGCCATCAAGGATTGCATATCCACCAAGGGAATCGAGACCAACTGCAGCTCCAGGATCCTGCAGGGATACATCCCCCCCTTTGATGCCCATGTGATCGAGAGGCTGAAGGCAGAGGGAGCGATAATCATGGGGAAGACCAATATGGATGAGTTCGCCATGGGGACCTCCACTGAGAGCAGCGCCTTCGGCCCAACCAGAAACCCCTGGGACATCGATTGCGTTCCGGGCGGCTCCAGCGGGGGGAGCGCAGCCTGTGTCGCTGGCGGCGAGGCCCCCTGTTCTCTGGGCTCGGATACAGGCGGCTCAGTGCGCGGCCCGGCATCGTTCTGCGGCATAGTCGGCCTGAAGCCCACTTACGGCCTCGTCTCCCGCTATGGCCTCGTGGCCTATGCCAACTCCTTAGAGCAGATCGGTCCTCTGACCCATACAGTAAGTGATACCGCTCTCCTCCTGGAAATCATCGCCGGCTATGACTGGCGGGACTCCACCTCCGCTGAGAAGGGAAGCCTCCTGCCGGACCGGGACCGGGAGGTCTCCGGCCTGAGGATCGGCATACCAAAGGAGTACTTTGGTGAAGGGGTAGATCCAGATGTAGAGAGAGCGGTCTGGGATGCCGTATCCGTCCTGGAGAGCCTGGGAGCGAGCTGGCAGGAGTTGAGCCTTCCTCATACCCAATATGCCCTGGCTGCCTTTTATATAATCGCCATGTGCGAGGCCTCATCCAATCTGGCCCGCTTTGACGGCCTGCGCTATGGCCTTCGCCTGGCAGGAGAGGACAGCGACTGGCATACCACCTCCTCTGAGATTCGCAGCAAGGGCTTCGGCCCGGAGGTGAAAAGGCGCATAATCCTGGGAACCTATGCCCTCTCCGCAGGCTACTACGGCCGCCACTATCTCAAGGCCCTGAAGGTGAGGACACTGATCAAAGAGGATTTTCTGCAGGCCTTCAAACAGGTCGATCTCCTCGTCAGCCCGACCATGCCCACCCCCGCCTTCAGGATCGGCGAGCGCATAAACGATCCCCTCTCCCTTTATAAAGCAGATATGTTCACTGTGCCCATCAATCTGGCGGGGCTGCCGGCCATATCCCTGCCCTGCGGGTTTGCCGGCAGGCTGCCCATAGGCCTGCAGCTCATCGGACCCCACTTCGGCGAGAGGGCCATCCTGCAGGCGGCACAGGCCTATGAGGAGGCGACACCATTTCATCAGAGGAAGCCAGAGGAGGTGGTCTAG
- a CDS encoding winged helix-turn-helix domain-containing protein → MHNQREAKDALTRHFSITESDRREMLPSGRQTRFDNRIAWANVNLRKARYLEMATQNSASFAGHQDKVRITMIQASMQLEPHERS, encoded by the coding sequence CTGCACAACCAAAGAGAGGCAAAAGATGCCCTCACCCGCCATTTCAGTATAACCGAATCCGATCGAAGGGAGATGCTCCCCAGCGGAAGACAGACCCGGTTTGACAACCGCATCGCCTGGGCCAACGTCAACCTGAGAAAGGCGAGATATCTTGAAATGGCGACCCAGAATTCTGCCAGTTTCGCCGGCCATCAAGACAAAGTGAGAATCACGATGATCCAGGCATCGATGCAGCTCGAACCCCACGAGAGATCATGA
- a CDS encoding type II toxin-antitoxin system RelE/ParE family toxin: MEYDSTPEFDGQFSKLIRKNRALEVRLLKKIRQILDNPSIGIQKRHQLRHARGSHVDPYVIVYAVKGDIITFLYVDHHDLVYQKASEIMARWEKEIED, translated from the coding sequence ATGGAATACGACTCCACGCCTGAGTTTGATGGGCAATTTTCAAAGCTCATCAGGAAGAACAGGGCGCTGGAGGTGCGACTTCTCAAGAAGATAAGGCAAATCCTTGATAATCCATCAATCGGCATCCAAAAGCGTCACCAGCTTAGACACGCTCGCGGCTCCCACGTGGATCCCTATGTAATAGTCTATGCAGTCAAAGGCGACATAATCACATTTTTATATGTAGATCATCATGATTTGGTCTATCAGAAGGCATCCGAAATCATGGCAAGATGGGAAAAGGAAATCGAGGATTAA
- a CDS encoding ribbon-helix-helix domain-containing protein has protein sequence MGASNKRKPQPSSVSIGAKIASAEAAQIRELIEAGVYLNESDFVRDAIRHRLSEIKIIKCREVDFQTAKKEILGYYRSRGKPIQMKRQGILSLILIW, from the coding sequence ATGGGCGCTTCGAATAAAAGAAAGCCTCAACCTTCATCAGTATCAATAGGTGCTAAGATCGCCTCTGCTGAAGCAGCGCAGATCCGGGAGCTGATCGAGGCAGGCGTGTACCTTAACGAGTCCGATTTTGTCAGAGACGCCATCCGGCACAGACTGTCAGAAATCAAGATCATCAAATGCAGGGAAGTCGATTTTCAGACGGCCAAGAAAGAGATTTTGGGCTATTACAGGTCCAGAGGGAAACCTATCCAGATGAAGCGGCAAGGGATCTTGAGCTTGATTTTGATCTGGTGA
- a CDS encoding type II toxin-antitoxin system mRNA interferase toxin, RelE/StbE family yields the protein MAYIPRSSPRFDKNFKRLTKKNRDLKDRVQKKIRDILENPEIGETLSQSLAGYRSCHVGNWIVIYKTVGTEIWFVNFDHHDYAYEI from the coding sequence ATGGCGTACATTCCGCGTTCATCACCCCGCTTCGATAAGAACTTCAAGCGCCTGACCAAGAAGAACCGAGACCTGAAGGATAGGGTGCAAAAGAAGATCAGAGATATCCTGGAAAATCCCGAAATCGGAGAGACTTTAAGCCAGAGTTTAGCCGGTTATCGGAGTTGCCATGTGGGAAATTGGATCGTTATTTATAAAACAGTTGGCACAGAAATCTGGTTTGTCAATTTTGATCATCATGATTATGCTTATGAAATATGA
- the gatB gene encoding Asp-tRNA(Asn)/Glu-tRNA(Gln) amidotransferase subunit GatB, with translation MDDVIIGLEIHVQLNRLESKMFCGCSTKYHNSPPNTHTCPVCLGLPGSLPVINRKAVESGIKVGLALNCHIEEETLFYRKNYYYPDLSKGFQISQYDYPLATNGHIMILGDDDIERNIRINRAHMEEDPGRLVHAGTIDRAKYTMVDYNRCGMSLLEVVTEPDLRSPKEARAFLDKLKSILEYLDVFDGSLEGAMRVDANISLRGGDRSEVKNISGFKGVEKALSYEITRQRNLARRNIKVVQETRHFDELRNITVSIRSKVGAHDYRYFPEADLVAMRIASWVPAIRDSLPELPDSKRERFVRQYGLTDDHAKSLTTEIKVADFYELVAARTAPKMAAVWIADVLKGELNYRNLGIESFDPEHMVQIVQLLEGDEITEHSAVAVIRDLLDKKGSSPQEIITSRGLGKAEDDVVEKAVAEAVAECSAAVADYRAGSERALNYIVGQVMKKTRGKASPGEVHDLVRARVERL, from the coding sequence ATGGATGATGTCATCATCGGCCTGGAGATTCATGTCCAGCTCAACCGGCTGGAGTCGAAGATGTTTTGCGGCTGCTCGACCAAGTATCATAACTCCCCACCAAATACCCATACCTGTCCGGTCTGCCTGGGCCTGCCCGGATCGCTGCCGGTGATCAACCGCAAGGCAGTGGAGAGCGGCATTAAGGTGGGATTGGCTCTGAACTGCCATATCGAGGAGGAGACCCTCTTCTACCGCAAGAACTACTACTATCCAGACCTTTCCAAGGGCTTCCAGATCAGCCAGTATGACTATCCTCTGGCCACCAATGGCCACATCATGATCCTGGGCGATGATGACATTGAGAGGAATATCCGCATCAACCGGGCTCATATGGAGGAGGACCCGGGGCGGCTGGTGCATGCCGGGACTATAGATCGAGCCAAGTACACCATGGTGGACTACAACCGCTGCGGCATGTCCCTTCTGGAGGTGGTGACCGAGCCCGATCTGCGTTCTCCAAAGGAGGCGCGGGCATTCCTGGATAAATTGAAGAGCATCCTCGAGTACCTGGATGTCTTCGATGGCTCACTGGAGGGGGCGATGAGGGTGGATGCCAACATCTCCCTCCGGGGTGGGGATCGCTCTGAGGTCAAGAACATCTCCGGATTCAAAGGGGTGGAGAAGGCTCTATCCTATGAGATCACCCGCCAGAGGAACCTGGCCCGGAGGAACATCAAGGTGGTGCAGGAGACCAGGCACTTCGATGAGCTGCGCAATATCACCGTCTCCATCCGGAGCAAGGTGGGAGCACATGACTATCGCTACTTCCCCGAGGCCGATCTGGTCGCTATGCGCATCGCCTCCTGGGTTCCGGCGATCAGGGATTCCCTTCCTGAGCTGCCTGATTCCAAGAGGGAGAGGTTCGTCCGCCAGTACGGTCTCACTGATGATCATGCCAAATCACTGACCACTGAGATCAAGGTGGCCGATTTCTATGAGCTTGTGGCTGCAAGGACGGCACCGAAGATGGCAGCAGTCTGGATCGCCGATGTCCTCAAGGGGGAGCTGAACTACCGCAATCTGGGGATAGAGAGCTTCGATCCCGAGCACATGGTACAGATTGTGCAACTGCTGGAAGGGGATGAGATAACCGAGCACAGTGCAGTGGCAGTCATCCGCGACCTCCTGGACAAGAAGGGCAGCTCCCCCCAGGAGATCATAACCTCCCGCGGCCTGGGGAAGGCAGAGGATGATGTGGTCGAAAAAGCAGTGGCAGAAGCAGTGGCGGAGTGCAGTGCGGCCGTTGCAGACTACAGAGCGGGAAGTGAGAGGGCTTTGAACTATATTGTGGGGCAGGTGATGAAGAAGACCCGGGGGAAGGCCAGTCCGGGTGAGGTACATGACCTGGTCCGGGCCCGGGTGGAGAGGCTCTAG
- a CDS encoding MBL fold metallo-hydrolase: MVSLTVYDGANGIGGNKLYLEEKGKGVFLDFGKNFGKYGAFYEEFLKNRDTRGIHDLIYLDLVPKLNIYRQDLIPSDLSISQYPSLNVAAVLLSHAHMDHCGNIGMLRKDIPVVASPETIAIMKGMQDTASTSLEAETAYFSPRQPSDEMGLYLSSVATMNYQGRDFCCTKEPSEELTNFLSRKPGQDGRRAKKLEPGTCSFYDNNAYPFEISAHPVDHSIFGATAYILQGDTTVAYTGDFRLHGRNGDATRDFVKKAKDASVFITEGTRAGRNDSPDNEITSEKSVCEACRDEVESASGLIIADFSARNFERLESFQNIAEKMGRELVVLAKDIYMLQALACIDNAGKMNSLRVYSEVGNKSRKWEQEVVQPIFFDQYVNHETIRENPDNFILCFSFFDMKHLLDIKPNGGTYIYSACEAFSEEMEIDFVRLWHWLDHFKIDPVGFSVEKKDGGNYYPTFDKRFHASGHVSCEDLKWIIDQVDPDYLVPIHTESREWFVKNFENVKLADEGIAYDF; this comes from the coding sequence GTGGTATCACTTACGGTTTATGACGGAGCCAATGGCATAGGAGGAAACAAGCTCTATCTTGAAGAAAAAGGTAAAGGAGTTTTTCTGGATTTTGGGAAAAACTTCGGGAAGTATGGAGCCTTCTACGAAGAGTTCCTAAAGAACCGTGATACTCGCGGTATCCATGACCTCATTTATCTAGACCTCGTGCCTAAGCTCAATATCTATCGACAGGACCTCATTCCCAGCGACCTTTCTATCAGCCAATACCCCTCATTAAATGTTGCCGCTGTTCTCCTCTCTCATGCCCATATGGATCACTGCGGAAACATCGGAATGCTTCGAAAAGATATTCCTGTTGTAGCTTCGCCGGAAACCATAGCCATCATGAAAGGAATGCAGGATACCGCCAGCACATCCTTAGAAGCAGAGACAGCTTATTTTTCTCCCAGGCAGCCGTCCGATGAGATGGGTTTGTATCTTTCTTCAGTTGCCACTATGAACTACCAGGGCAGAGACTTCTGCTGCACCAAGGAGCCATCCGAGGAGTTGACCAACTTTCTATCAAGAAAGCCAGGACAAGACGGCAGGAGAGCAAAGAAATTGGAGCCTGGAACATGCAGCTTCTATGATAATAACGCCTACCCATTCGAGATCTCAGCACATCCTGTGGATCACTCCATCTTTGGGGCAACCGCTTATATCCTGCAAGGAGACACTACAGTAGCATATACAGGAGACTTCAGGCTACACGGGAGGAATGGAGACGCAACTCGCGATTTTGTTAAAAAGGCAAAAGACGCATCTGTCTTCATCACAGAGGGAACTCGTGCCGGGCGGAATGATTCACCAGATAACGAAATAACATCAGAGAAGTCCGTATGTGAAGCTTGCAGAGACGAGGTAGAGTCTGCGTCAGGCCTTATTATCGCAGATTTCTCCGCCCGGAACTTTGAGCGTCTTGAATCCTTCCAAAATATTGCAGAGAAGATGGGCAGAGAGCTTGTAGTGTTAGCTAAGGACATTTACATGCTCCAGGCTCTTGCTTGCATCGATAATGCAGGCAAAATGAATTCCTTGCGGGTATACAGTGAGGTTGGAAATAAGTCGCGAAAGTGGGAGCAAGAAGTAGTTCAACCGATATTCTTTGATCAATATGTTAACCATGAAACGATACGAGAGAATCCCGATAACTTTATTCTCTGCTTTTCATTCTTCGATATGAAACATCTTCTCGATATAAAACCGAATGGCGGCACTTACATCTACTCTGCTTGCGAAGCGTTCAGCGAGGAAATGGAGATCGATTTCGTGCGGCTTTGGCATTGGCTGGATCATTTCAAGATAGATCCGGTTGGGTTTTCTGTGGAGAAAAAAGATGGTGGTAATTACTATCCAACCTTTGATAAGCGATTTCATGCTTCTGGCCATGTATCTTGCGAGGATCTTAAATGGATTATTGATCAAGTAGATCCAGATTATTTAGTTCCAATTCATACAGAATCAAGAGAGTGGTTTGTCAAAAATTTTGAGAATGTAAAATTGGCAGATGAAGGGATAGCATATGACTTCTGA
- a CDS encoding PspA/IM30 family protein, producing the protein MGFLDRMSTVVQAKMNKIMNRIEDPREVLDVSYEKQLQLLQNVKRGVAEVATSKKRLELQKAKLQMSIDKLDGQAKEAISANREDLARKALESKAMMQAQSNALDREIAELNNQQQKLQAAESRLATKVEAFRTKKETIKAQYSAADAQVKITESVTGISEEMADVGLAVQRAEEKTEDMKARSAALDELLESGTLTDYSGGDEIEAELARVKAKNTVDEELARLKAEMNK; encoded by the coding sequence ATGGGTTTCTTAGATCGGATGAGCACTGTCGTGCAGGCGAAGATGAATAAGATCATGAACAGGATCGAGGATCCCAGAGAGGTCCTCGATGTCTCTTATGAAAAGCAGCTACAACTGCTGCAGAATGTCAAGAGAGGAGTGGCAGAGGTTGCCACCTCCAAGAAGAGGCTTGAGCTGCAGAAGGCCAAGCTGCAGATGAGCATCGATAAGCTTGACGGCCAGGCCAAGGAGGCCATCTCCGCCAACCGGGAGGACCTGGCGCGAAAGGCCCTGGAGAGCAAGGCCATGATGCAGGCCCAGTCAAATGCCCTGGACAGGGAGATCGCTGAGCTAAACAATCAGCAGCAGAAGCTGCAGGCTGCTGAGAGCCGTCTGGCCACCAAGGTGGAGGCCTTTCGCACCAAGAAGGAGACCATCAAGGCCCAGTACTCAGCCGCCGATGCTCAGGTCAAGATCACCGAGTCCGTCACCGGCATCAGCGAGGAGATGGCAGATGTGGGGCTGGCAGTTCAAAGGGCAGAAGAGAAGACTGAGGATATGAAGGCCCGCTCAGCCGCTCTGGATGAACTCCTGGAGTCCGGGACCCTCACCGATTACTCGGGTGGAGATGAGATCGAGGCGGAGCTGGCGCGGGTCAAGGCCAAGAACACAGTGGATGAGGAGCTGGCCAGATTGAAGGCGGAGATGAACAAATGA
- a CDS encoding PIN domain-containing protein, with the protein MAVLIDTNIIITILNRSEKIGQARSAFELLKEEEMFITVGIFEESAYVGLSIIYGCRGFKLRDELKKGLNEESINFLEGLVSFLESMQIGVISPPGDPAMILDMIRNYKLLPADAAIAASCKYHEIAKIATFDSDFKRVDFLEVIGT; encoded by the coding sequence CTGGCTGTACTGATCGATACCAATATAATAATAACCATTCTAAACCGTTCTGAAAAAATAGGTCAAGCAAGGTCGGCATTCGAGCTTCTGAAAGAAGAAGAGATGTTTATTACAGTGGGAATTTTCGAGGAATCAGCTTATGTAGGCCTATCTATCATATATGGCTGCAGGGGTTTCAAGCTTCGAGACGAGCTAAAGAAAGGGCTGAATGAGGAATCAATTAATTTCTTAGAGGGATTGGTTTCGTTTTTAGAAAGTATGCAAATAGGGGTTATATCACCTCCTGGTGATCCAGCCATGATTCTCGATATGATAAGGAATTACAAACTATTGCCCGCAGATGCAGCAATTGCAGCTTCATGCAAATATCACGAGATAGCCAAGATAGCAACCTTCGATTCTGATTTCAAGCGAGTAGATTTTCTTGAAGTGATAGGCACATAA
- a CDS encoding heavy-metal-associated domain-containing protein, with the protein MRPKHNDLTQRIKGTRAEEGYRLRPAHKRAAKRPKKVGLDMSGNKRIELKISGMACGGCSAAVEKALAGLDGVSSARVDLGEKTAYVEYDSARLSEQDFRRAVEAAGYKVE; encoded by the coding sequence GTGAGGCCTAAGCATAACGATTTAACACAAAGGATTAAGGGCACAAGGGCAGAAGAGGGATATCGTCTCCGGCCAGCCCATAAGAGGGCAGCGAAGAGACCGAAAAAGGTAGGATTGGATATGTCTGGAAACAAGAGGATCGAGCTGAAGATCTCTGGGATGGCCTGCGGCGGATGCTCGGCTGCAGTGGAAAAAGCCCTCGCCGGGCTTGATGGCGTCAGCAGCGCCAGGGTTGATTTGGGAGAGAAGACCGCTTATGTGGAGTACGACTCAGCAAGACTGTCTGAGCAGGACTTCAGGCGGGCGGTGGAGGCTGCCGGATATAAGGTCGAATGA
- a CDS encoding NAD(P)/FAD-dependent oxidoreductase — protein sequence MKKNDVVVVGSGISGLLTALALSREGKNVLILEKEDHIGGVCRSYEVDGYRLDTGPHAITRLKSGPLKVLMDRYFSVVPQFVPFGKYYVRMGDEIKPFPWSINSWLTFSLIPMTDRLLLMRALFNTLYLLHSGKDFSNIPLSAVLPNDLSSTTRRFLDWLCYFMVGTSADNAPISRFIDNKIHNTHSVPYVGKLYDLFITEGAKDQGYPKGGLQSIINSIISSFPEGRVKIITNERVLKIDGARRGDQVVRADRVISNRDSYECDMVVYSGFSSKLPVLVDGLPAEYTENLSTIKKVRSLTIWLGLTRRLFPKYGSEMWVDSDPYAWVVPTTNYDPTLAPRGNQLVGIAFTLDGEYDIQEMKRKAFQSIIQKVPNIEDYIDMIHYQELIPEKASWGLNLGFGDVRTPVKNLYCVGTDTEKRSAGVNRSAYSVLRCLDLMRSDGALH from the coding sequence ATGAAAAAGAATGATGTTGTGGTCGTAGGCTCAGGGATCAGCGGCTTGTTGACAGCACTCGCTCTCTCCCGGGAAGGGAAGAACGTACTGATCTTGGAGAAGGAGGACCATATTGGCGGAGTCTGCAGATCTTATGAGGTGGACGGCTACCGCCTGGATACCGGCCCTCATGCCATAACCAGGCTGAAAAGCGGCCCCTTAAAGGTGCTGATGGACAGGTACTTCAGCGTAGTCCCTCAGTTTGTCCCCTTTGGAAAGTACTATGTGCGAATGGGCGATGAGATCAAACCCTTTCCCTGGAGCATCAACTCCTGGCTGACATTCAGCCTGATTCCCATGACAGACAGGCTGCTCTTGATGAGGGCGCTCTTCAATACCCTCTATCTCCTGCACTCGGGCAAGGACTTCTCCAATATACCCCTATCTGCCGTTCTTCCCAATGATCTATCCAGCACCACCAGGAGATTTTTGGACTGGCTATGCTACTTCATGGTGGGCACATCAGCAGATAATGCTCCCATCTCCCGGTTCATAGACAACAAGATTCACAATACCCATTCTGTGCCCTACGTGGGAAAGCTGTACGATCTGTTCATAACCGAGGGAGCCAAGGATCAGGGCTATCCGAAGGGCGGGCTCCAATCAATAATCAACTCCATCATCTCCTCATTCCCCGAGGGAAGGGTGAAGATAATCACAAATGAGAGGGTCTTGAAGATCGACGGAGCCAGGAGAGGAGATCAGGTTGTCCGGGCGGATCGGGTTATCAGCAATCGGGATAGCTATGAATGCGATATGGTGGTGTACTCGGGCTTCTCCTCCAAGCTGCCCGTTCTGGTCGACGGCCTGCCTGCGGAATACACTGAGAACCTCTCCACGATCAAGAAGGTCAGGTCCCTGACCATATGGCTGGGCCTGACCAGAAGGCTATTTCCCAAATACGGCTCTGAGATGTGGGTGGACTCAGACCCATATGCCTGGGTGGTTCCGACCACCAACTATGATCCCACATTGGCCCCAAGGGGCAATCAGCTCGTGGGCATAGCATTCACCCTGGATGGGGAGTACGATATACAGGAGATGAAGAGGAAGGCCTTCCAGTCCATCATCCAGAAGGTCCCGAATATAGAGGATTATATAGATATGATTCACTACCAGGAGCTTATACCGGAGAAAGCATCCTGGGGCTTGAACCTGGGCTTCGGGGATGTGAGAACCCCGGTGAAGAACCTCTATTGCGTGGGAACTGACACCGAGAAGAGGAGCGCCGGGGTCAACCGCTCAGCTTACTCCGTTCTCAGATGTCTTGATCTCATGAGATCGGACGGAGCGCTGCATTAG